One Agrococcus jenensis genomic region harbors:
- a CDS encoding endo alpha-1,4 polygalactosaminidase, translated as MRRAIAAAAAVLLAAVGCAQADAEPTPAAAFDEAAFAALWAEAEAGALDYQLGGAYEPGDGVTVVVRDREAAPAGVAIDVCYVNGFQTQPGELDWWLSEHPELLLRGGDGEPVVDPAWPDERILDTSTAAARDAVAGVVGGWIDGCADAGYEAVELDNLDSWTRADGLDAEGNLALAALLTARAHSAGIAVAQKNALEAGDAGPAAGFDLVVTEECARFDECDDYGALYERHLAVEYEGELPEGGFAAVCERADQPALTVLRDLDLTTPDDPAHVVERC; from the coding sequence ATGCGCCGCGCGATCGCCGCCGCGGCGGCCGTGCTGCTCGCGGCGGTCGGATGCGCGCAGGCCGATGCCGAGCCGACGCCGGCGGCCGCGTTCGACGAGGCCGCCTTCGCGGCGCTCTGGGCCGAGGCCGAGGCGGGCGCGCTCGACTACCAGCTCGGCGGCGCGTACGAGCCGGGCGACGGCGTGACCGTGGTCGTGCGCGACCGCGAGGCGGCGCCCGCGGGCGTCGCGATCGACGTCTGCTACGTGAACGGCTTCCAGACGCAGCCCGGCGAGCTCGACTGGTGGCTCAGCGAGCACCCCGAGCTGCTGCTGCGCGGCGGCGACGGTGAGCCGGTGGTCGATCCCGCCTGGCCCGACGAGCGCATCCTCGACACGTCGACGGCCGCCGCGCGCGACGCGGTCGCCGGCGTCGTCGGCGGCTGGATCGACGGATGCGCCGACGCCGGCTACGAGGCGGTCGAGCTCGACAACCTCGACTCGTGGACGCGCGCCGACGGTCTCGACGCGGAGGGCAACCTGGCGCTCGCGGCGCTGCTGACCGCCCGCGCGCACTCGGCGGGCATCGCCGTCGCGCAGAAGAACGCGCTCGAAGCGGGCGACGCCGGGCCCGCCGCGGGCTTCGACCTCGTGGTCACCGAGGAGTGCGCGCGCTTCGACGAGTGCGACGACTACGGCGCGCTCTACGAGCGCCACCTCGCGGTCGAGTACGAGGGCGAGCTGCCCGAGGGCGGCTTCGCGGCCGTCTGCGAGCGCGCGGACCAGCCGGCGCTCACGGTGCTCCGCGATCTCGACCTCACGACGCCGGACGACCCGGCGCACGTCGTGGAGCGCTGCTGA
- a CDS encoding isoprenyl transferase, with product MSEPLRPVDWTGEHPPAYDPGTVPKHVAIIMDGNGRWANQRGLTRTQGHAAGEAVLLDVVAGALQAGVQHLSVYAFSTENWKRSPDEVRFLMGFNKDVLRRRRDQLDAWGVRVRWAGRRPRLWTSVIRELEEAERRTAGNSTMTLQMCVNYGGTHEIADAVRSIADDVAAGRLKPSGVTDKLVRSRMYNPDVPDVDLYIRSSGEQRISNFLTLQGAYAEMVFLDRLWPDFTRRDLWRALDVYTGRDRRFGGAVDAPKA from the coding sequence GTGAGCGAGCCGCTGCGGCCCGTCGACTGGACGGGCGAGCACCCGCCGGCCTACGACCCGGGCACCGTGCCGAAGCACGTCGCGATCATCATGGACGGCAACGGCCGCTGGGCGAACCAGCGCGGGCTCACGCGCACGCAGGGGCACGCCGCCGGCGAGGCCGTGCTGCTCGACGTCGTCGCGGGCGCGCTGCAGGCGGGCGTGCAGCACCTGTCGGTCTACGCCTTCTCGACCGAGAACTGGAAGCGCAGCCCCGACGAGGTGCGCTTCCTGATGGGCTTCAACAAGGACGTGCTGCGCCGCCGCCGCGACCAGCTCGACGCCTGGGGCGTGCGCGTGCGCTGGGCCGGCCGCCGTCCGCGGCTCTGGACCTCGGTCATCCGCGAGCTCGAGGAGGCGGAGCGCCGCACCGCCGGCAACTCGACCATGACGCTGCAGATGTGCGTGAACTACGGCGGCACGCACGAGATCGCGGATGCGGTGCGCTCGATCGCCGACGACGTCGCGGCCGGGCGGCTCAAGCCCTCCGGCGTGACCGACAAGCTCGTGCGCAGCCGCATGTACAACCCCGACGTGCCGGACGTCGACCTCTACATCCGCTCGTCGGGCGAGCAGCGCATCTCGAACTTCCTCACCCTGCAGGGGGCCTACGCCGAGATGGTCTTCCTCGACCGGCTGTGGCCTGACTTCACGCGCCGCGACCTGTGGCGGGCGCTCGACGTCTACACCGGGCGGGACCGCCGCTTCGGCGGCGCCGTCGACGCGCCCAAGGCGTGA
- the recO gene encoding DNA repair protein RecO, whose translation MPTYRDEGVVLRTHQLGEADRIVTLLTREHGKVRAVARGVRRTSSRFGGRLEPFMVADLQLAVGRSLDIVTQAVTLGSYAPVIVADYRSYTAAAAMVETADRLTDEDASRQQYLLLVGALRSLARQEHDPSLTLDSYLLRALSVAGWAPSFGDCAVTGEPGPHRAFVPRLGGMVADQAAPPGSLRIDEPTLDLLSALLTGDWVHAEAAHQGVRTRASGAVAAYVQWHLERGLRSLEHVDRGVQ comes from the coding sequence GTGCCCACGTACCGCGACGAGGGGGTCGTCCTCCGCACCCACCAGCTGGGAGAGGCCGACCGCATCGTCACGCTGCTGACGCGCGAGCACGGCAAGGTCCGTGCCGTCGCCCGCGGCGTGCGGCGCACCTCGTCGCGGTTCGGGGGCCGGCTCGAGCCGTTCATGGTCGCCGACCTGCAGCTCGCGGTCGGCCGCAGCCTCGACATCGTCACGCAGGCGGTGACGCTCGGCAGCTACGCGCCGGTGATCGTCGCCGACTACCGCAGCTACACCGCGGCGGCCGCGATGGTCGAGACGGCCGACCGGCTCACCGACGAGGACGCCTCCCGGCAGCAGTACCTGCTGCTCGTCGGCGCCCTGCGATCGCTCGCGCGCCAGGAGCACGACCCGTCGCTGACGCTCGACTCCTACCTGCTGCGGGCGCTGTCGGTCGCCGGATGGGCGCCCTCGTTCGGGGACTGCGCCGTCACCGGCGAGCCTGGCCCGCACCGCGCGTTCGTGCCGCGGCTCGGCGGGATGGTCGCCGACCAGGCGGCGCCCCCGGGCTCGCTGCGCATCGACGAGCCGACGCTCGACCTGCTGTCGGCGCTGCTGACGGGCGACTGGGTGCACGCGGAGGCCGCACATCAGGGCGTGCGCACCCGCGCATCCGGTGCCGTCGCCGCGTACGTGCAGTGGCACCTCGAGCGCGGCCTGCGCAGCCTCGAGCACGTCGATCGCGGCGTGCAGTGA
- the leuA gene encoding 2-isopropylmalate synthase, whose protein sequence is MKNMQQPSGMPAHRYTPYHEQIRVDLPDRTWPSKRIERAPRWCAVDLRDGNQALIDPMTPDRKLMMFQLLVRMGYKEIEVGFPSASQLDFDFVRKLIDEDLIPDDVTIQVLTQCRDHLIRRTFESIDGAKQAIVHIYNSTSVLQRDVVFRSDREGVKQIAVDGAKLCLELEGMLERTQVFYEYSPESYTGTELDYAVEVCNAIIETFDARPERPVIINLPATVEMATPNVYADSIEWMHRHLARRDSVILSLHPHNDRGTGIAAAELGYMAGADRIEGCLFGNGERTGNVDLVALGLNLLTQGIDPEIDFSDLDGIRRVAEHCNQLKVHERSPWAGDLVYTAFSGSHQDAIKKGFERMAEDAAAQGKSVDEITWAVPYLPIDPKDVGRSYEAVIRVNSQSGKGGVAYLLKADRGLDLPRRLQIEFSNIVQGRTDSEGGEVTSDAIWTIFSDEYLPNPSREAEDQWGRFELREVGSSSSLGGETRLTVVLRDEQTLRDVESAGNGPIDALLSLLRAEGVEVSLIDYVEHTLAEGQDAQAASYVELELGGVRYWGVGIDHSSTNASLRAIVSAVNRGLRAAGPVQAVAEERAAAEHVSA, encoded by the coding sequence ATGAAGAACATGCAGCAGCCGAGCGGGATGCCGGCGCACCGCTACACCCCGTACCACGAGCAGATCCGGGTCGACCTCCCCGACCGGACGTGGCCGTCGAAGCGCATCGAGCGCGCGCCCCGCTGGTGCGCGGTCGATCTCCGCGACGGCAACCAGGCGCTCATCGACCCGATGACCCCCGACCGCAAGCTGATGATGTTCCAGCTGCTGGTGCGGATGGGCTACAAGGAGATCGAGGTCGGGTTCCCGTCCGCGAGCCAGCTCGACTTCGACTTCGTGCGCAAGCTCATCGACGAGGACCTCATCCCCGACGACGTCACCATCCAGGTGCTGACGCAGTGCCGCGACCACCTCATCCGCCGCACGTTCGAGTCGATCGACGGCGCCAAGCAGGCGATCGTGCACATCTACAACTCGACGAGCGTGCTGCAGCGCGACGTCGTCTTCCGCTCCGACCGCGAGGGCGTCAAGCAGATCGCCGTCGACGGCGCGAAGCTGTGCCTCGAGCTCGAGGGCATGCTCGAGCGCACGCAGGTCTTCTACGAGTACAGCCCGGAGTCGTACACCGGCACCGAGCTCGACTACGCCGTCGAGGTCTGCAACGCGATCATCGAGACGTTCGACGCGCGCCCCGAGCGCCCGGTCATCATCAACCTGCCCGCGACCGTCGAGATGGCGACGCCCAACGTCTACGCCGACTCGATCGAGTGGATGCACCGCCACCTCGCGCGCCGCGACTCCGTCATCCTGTCGCTGCACCCGCACAACGACCGCGGCACGGGCATCGCGGCGGCGGAGCTCGGCTACATGGCCGGCGCCGACCGCATCGAGGGCTGCCTGTTCGGCAACGGCGAGCGCACCGGCAACGTCGACCTCGTCGCGCTGGGCCTCAACCTGCTGACGCAGGGCATCGACCCCGAGATCGACTTCTCCGACCTCGACGGCATCCGCCGGGTCGCCGAGCACTGCAACCAGCTCAAGGTGCACGAGCGCAGCCCCTGGGCGGGCGACCTCGTCTACACCGCCTTCTCGGGCTCGCACCAGGACGCCATCAAGAAGGGCTTCGAGCGGATGGCCGAGGACGCGGCCGCGCAGGGCAAGAGCGTCGACGAGATCACCTGGGCCGTGCCGTACCTGCCGATCGACCCGAAGGACGTCGGCCGCAGCTACGAGGCCGTCATCCGGGTGAACTCGCAGTCGGGCAAGGGCGGCGTCGCCTACCTGCTGAAGGCCGACCGCGGGCTCGACCTGCCGCGCCGCCTGCAGATCGAGTTCTCGAACATCGTGCAGGGTCGCACCGACAGCGAGGGCGGCGAGGTCACGAGCGACGCGATCTGGACGATCTTCAGCGACGAGTACCTGCCCAACCCGTCGCGCGAGGCGGAGGACCAGTGGGGCCGGTTCGAGCTGCGCGAGGTCGGCTCGTCGTCGTCGCTCGGCGGCGAGACGCGCCTGACGGTCGTGCTGCGCGACGAGCAGACGCTGCGCGACGTCGAGTCGGCCGGCAACGGCCCGATCGACGCGCTGCTGTCGCTGCTGCGGGCCGAGGGCGTCGAGGTCTCGCTCATCGACTACGTCGAGCACACGCTCGCCGAGGGCCAGGACGCCCAGGCGGCGTCCTACGTCGAGCTCGAGCTCGGCGGCGTGCGCTACTGGGGCGTCGGCATCGACCACTCGTCGACGAACGCGTCGCTGCGGGCGATCGTCTCGGCCGTGAACCGCGGGCTGCGCGCCGCGGGCCCCGTGCAGGCCGTGGCGGAGGAGCGCGCGGCCGCCGAGCACGTCTCCGCCTAG
- a CDS encoding ABC transporter permease, with the protein MTATLAPAEAPAAAPRSARAATASSRTGAVLAFSVAALASAFGTALSTLMEHAALALYGERMVAESETARLLLALAGTLLIGVSVVVAAIVVRQALTSAVEDLRGEIALRRLLGATARAERRRMLGRFVGVGVGGAALGWGLGVFAAMPVEALLSQLSGGLELVGMPPVMPAAIVPAAAVAVAAAVAAWLATGAVLAVTPLEALRGSGVDAETTGRRPRRAVALTALGIGALLLAGAVVLGAVSPFAVLVGFAGGVVLVIGIVGIAPVVAPPLVALAGRAMGRSVPARVAAGTLATHPGRTASLVLALFVGAAIVTMMVTAGASLTTAVLTIERDPVFRAELEALLTGVTTVVTAIVGFSAVLGVLGFVAAMLLSVRRRTREIGLLRMLGMRRAHTMRMLLAEAAAITIVAVTTGFGMGVLLGWIGVQSMVGSVLGVVSTAPTIPWQLPVALAVAGLLVAATASWPAGRRASRIAPLAAVAAD; encoded by the coding sequence ATGACCGCGACGCTCGCGCCGGCCGAGGCTCCGGCGGCCGCGCCCCGCTCCGCCCGCGCGGCGACCGCCTCCTCGCGCACCGGCGCCGTGCTCGCCTTCTCGGTCGCCGCGCTCGCCTCCGCGTTCGGCACCGCGCTCTCGACGCTCATGGAGCACGCGGCGCTCGCCCTCTACGGCGAGCGGATGGTCGCCGAGAGCGAGACGGCGCGGCTGCTGCTCGCGCTCGCCGGCACGCTGCTCATCGGCGTCTCGGTCGTCGTCGCGGCGATCGTCGTCCGCCAGGCGCTCACGAGCGCCGTCGAGGACCTGCGCGGCGAGATCGCGCTGCGCCGCCTGCTCGGCGCCACCGCGCGCGCCGAGCGGCGACGGATGCTCGGCCGCTTCGTCGGCGTCGGCGTGGGTGGCGCCGCGCTCGGCTGGGGCCTCGGCGTGTTCGCCGCGATGCCGGTCGAGGCGCTGCTCTCGCAGCTCTCCGGCGGCCTGGAGCTCGTCGGCATGCCGCCGGTCATGCCTGCCGCGATCGTGCCCGCCGCTGCGGTCGCCGTCGCAGCCGCCGTCGCCGCGTGGCTCGCGACCGGCGCCGTGCTCGCCGTCACCCCGCTCGAGGCGCTCCGCGGCTCGGGCGTCGACGCCGAGACGACCGGGCGCCGCCCGCGCCGCGCCGTCGCGCTCACCGCACTCGGCATCGGCGCGCTGCTGCTCGCCGGCGCGGTCGTGCTCGGCGCCGTCTCGCCCTTCGCCGTGCTCGTCGGCTTCGCGGGCGGCGTCGTGCTCGTCATCGGCATCGTCGGCATCGCCCCGGTCGTCGCGCCGCCGCTCGTCGCCCTCGCCGGCCGCGCCATGGGCCGCTCCGTGCCGGCCCGTGTCGCCGCCGGGACGCTCGCCACGCATCCGGGCCGCACGGCATCCCTCGTGCTCGCCCTCTTCGTCGGCGCCGCGATCGTCACGATGATGGTGACCGCCGGCGCGTCGCTCACGACCGCCGTGCTCACCATCGAGCGCGACCCGGTGTTCCGCGCCGAGCTCGAGGCGCTGCTCACCGGCGTCACGACCGTCGTCACGGCGATCGTCGGGTTCTCGGCGGTGCTCGGCGTGCTCGGCTTCGTCGCCGCGATGCTGCTGTCGGTGCGCCGCCGCACCCGCGAGATCGGCCTGCTGCGGATGCTCGGCATGCGTCGCGCGCACACCATGCGGATGCTGCTGGCCGAGGCGGCCGCCATCACGATCGTCGCCGTGACGACCGGTTTCGGCATGGGCGTGCTGCTCGGCTGGATCGGCGTGCAGTCGATGGTGGGCTCGGTGCTCGGGGTCGTCTCGACCGCGCCGACCATCCCGTGGCAGCTGCCGGTCGCGCTCGCGGTCGCCGGACTCCTCGTCGCCGCGACGGCGAGCTGGCCCGCCGGCCGGCGCGCGTCGCGCATCGCGCCGCTCGCCGCCGTCGCCGCAGACTGA
- a CDS encoding ABC transporter ATP-binding protein, producing the protein MHQHALRLRTVTKRFGLGDASVTALDHLDLEIAPGTLTAVMGQSGSGKSTLLHLAAGLDAPTSGDVVIGGTSVVGLDDDALTALRRREVGVVFQSFNLVPSLTALENVQLPALLAGHEPEHDRIRTLLDDLGIAGLAARRPHELSGGQQQRFAIARALAHRPAIVLADEPTGALDSATSLEVQEILVAQAAAGQAIVVVTHDPAVAARAERVVLLRDGRIDDDLPATDAATIAQRMLRRVDAMDPIPAAGPRITGPAAAIGSAGDRAIDGGSR; encoded by the coding sequence ATGCACCAGCACGCACTCCGGCTCCGCACCGTCACGAAGCGCTTCGGCCTCGGCGACGCATCCGTCACCGCCCTCGACCACCTCGACCTCGAGATCGCCCCCGGCACCCTCACCGCCGTCATGGGGCAGTCCGGCTCCGGCAAGTCGACGCTCCTCCACCTCGCTGCGGGCCTCGACGCGCCCACGTCCGGCGACGTCGTCATCGGCGGCACCTCCGTCGTCGGGCTCGACGACGACGCCCTCACCGCGCTCCGCCGCCGCGAGGTGGGCGTCGTCTTCCAGTCGTTCAACCTCGTGCCCAGCCTCACCGCGCTCGAGAACGTGCAGCTGCCCGCGCTGCTCGCCGGCCACGAGCCCGAGCACGACCGCATCCGCACGCTGCTCGACGACCTCGGCATCGCCGGCCTCGCGGCCCGTCGCCCGCACGAGCTCTCCGGCGGCCAGCAGCAGCGTTTCGCCATCGCCCGCGCGCTCGCGCACCGGCCCGCGATCGTGCTCGCCGACGAGCCGACCGGCGCGCTCGACAGCGCCACCTCGCTCGAGGTGCAGGAGATCCTCGTCGCCCAGGCCGCCGCCGGCCAGGCGATCGTCGTCGTCACGCACGACCCCGCGGTGGCGGCGCGCGCCGAGCGCGTCGTGCTGCTCCGCGACGGCCGCATCGACGACGACCTGCCGGCGACGGATGCCGCCACCATCGCCCAGCGGATGCTGCGGCGCGTCGACGCCATGGACCCCATCCCGGCCGCCGGACCCCGGATCACGGGTCCGGCGGCCGCGATCGGGTCCGCGGGCGACCGCGCCATCGACGGCGGCTCGCGATGA
- a CDS encoding response regulator has product MIRVLIVDDQALFRGGIRMLVESQPDLVCVGEAADGAQAVRLAEEQQPDVVLMDVRMPVLDGISATDRIVRANPGIRVVVLTTFDLDEAAARAIRVGASGFILKDAEPELVLAAIRTVHAGNEVVAASATRALFKAFGRQRRTAPAAFGELTDREREIFALAAKGLSNTEIARSEFVSEATVKTHISRILAKLGLRDRVQLVVFAYEHGLVGDQQA; this is encoded by the coding sequence ATGATCCGCGTGCTGATCGTCGACGACCAGGCGCTGTTCCGTGGCGGCATCCGGATGCTCGTCGAGTCGCAGCCCGACCTCGTGTGCGTCGGCGAGGCCGCCGATGGCGCGCAGGCGGTGCGGCTGGCGGAGGAGCAGCAGCCCGACGTCGTGCTCATGGACGTGCGGATGCCGGTGCTCGACGGCATCTCGGCGACCGACCGGATCGTGCGGGCGAACCCCGGCATCCGGGTCGTGGTGCTCACGACGTTCGACCTCGATGAGGCGGCGGCGCGGGCGATCCGGGTCGGCGCCTCCGGCTTCATCCTCAAGGATGCGGAGCCCGAGCTCGTGCTCGCGGCGATCCGCACGGTGCACGCGGGCAACGAGGTCGTCGCCGCGAGTGCGACGCGCGCGCTGTTCAAGGCGTTCGGGCGTCAGCGGCGGACGGCCCCGGCGGCGTTCGGCGAGCTGACCGACCGCGAGCGCGAGATCTTCGCGCTCGCGGCGAAGGGGCTGTCGAACACCGAGATCGCGCGCTCGGAGTTCGTGTCGGAGGCGACCGTGAAGACGCACATCTCGCGGATCCTGGCGAAGCTCGGGCTGCGCGACCGCGTGCAGCTCGTCGTCTTCGCCTACGAGCACGGGCTCGTGGGGGACCAGCAGGCCTGA
- a CDS encoding sensor histidine kinase: MTTLPIADPTAPAAAPAIEHGSLRSDAIIAAVTALVLAVPTLLLGTVGFGWHWVMAGVVALAIPGAILLRRSRPVLAIAGLTALAAVHVAVAAPMFPMWFGVLVLLYSAGRFSRWSGRLGAFGLSLVASVLAAYWITTTGGLAGFAPGEPVPLGEIVRLVAFLWIPPMLLFSMTILVGWGVAAAARTEAATVVAQVSLQRADQEEERAALARDMHDVVAHSLAVVIAQANGARYTADPAAKDASLETIAGTAKQALGDVRLLLAQLRHSEAPDPVASLDDVDALIERMRDSGLDVRLERVGARFALPRTADIAAYRILQEALTNALRHGDRAHPVHVRMRGVGFPGGTGIVVDVHNRVLSTPGLAGHGVRGMHERARLSGGELWTGIEDGWFRVRAAFPAGVA; encoded by the coding sequence GTGACCACCCTCCCGATCGCCGACCCGACCGCGCCCGCAGCGGCGCCGGCGATCGAGCACGGGTCGCTGCGGTCGGACGCGATCATCGCCGCCGTCACGGCGCTCGTGCTCGCGGTGCCGACGCTGCTGCTCGGCACGGTCGGCTTCGGCTGGCACTGGGTGATGGCCGGCGTCGTCGCGCTCGCGATCCCCGGCGCGATCCTGCTGCGGCGGTCGCGGCCGGTGCTCGCCATCGCCGGGCTCACCGCGCTCGCCGCCGTGCACGTCGCGGTCGCCGCGCCGATGTTCCCGATGTGGTTCGGCGTGCTCGTGCTGCTCTACTCCGCCGGCCGCTTCTCGCGCTGGTCGGGGCGGCTCGGCGCCTTCGGGCTGTCGCTCGTCGCGTCGGTGCTCGCGGCCTACTGGATCACGACCACCGGTGGGCTCGCGGGCTTCGCACCGGGGGAGCCGGTGCCGCTCGGCGAGATCGTGCGGCTCGTCGCGTTCCTGTGGATCCCGCCGATGCTGCTGTTCTCGATGACGATCCTCGTGGGCTGGGGCGTCGCCGCCGCGGCGCGCACCGAGGCGGCCACCGTCGTCGCGCAGGTCTCGCTGCAGCGAGCCGACCAGGAGGAGGAGCGCGCCGCCCTCGCCCGCGACATGCACGACGTCGTCGCGCACTCGCTCGCCGTGGTCATCGCCCAGGCGAACGGCGCGCGGTACACGGCCGATCCGGCCGCGAAGGACGCATCGCTCGAGACGATCGCGGGCACCGCCAAGCAGGCGCTCGGCGACGTGCGGCTGCTGCTCGCGCAGCTGCGCCACAGCGAGGCGCCCGATCCCGTCGCGTCGCTCGACGATGTCGATGCGCTCATCGAGCGGATGCGCGACAGCGGCCTCGACGTGCGGCTCGAGCGGGTGGGCGCGCGGTTCGCGCTCCCGCGCACCGCCGACATCGCCGCCTACCGCATCCTGCAGGAGGCGCTCACGAACGCGCTGCGCCACGGCGACCGCGCGCATCCCGTCCACGTGCGGATGCGCGGCGTCGGCTTCCCGGGTGGGACTGGCATCGTGGTCGACGTGCACAACCGCGTCCTCAGCACCCCCGGCCTCGCCGGCCACGGCGTGCGCGGCATGCACGAGCGCGCCCGGCTCTCCGGCGGCGAGCTCTGGACCGGCATCGAGGACGGCTGGTTCCGCGTGCGCGCAGCCTTCCCGGCGGGCGTCGCATGA
- a CDS encoding FkbM family methyltransferase, whose protein sequence is MDEITVETSPRRAERARGRGRLALAAASLRAAARLRMVEPEIRGLHHLVRAGDVCFDVGAAYGMYTFPLAELVGPRGAVHSFEPQPRPRAVLAAMRRAVGAAHVRLSDHGMGRRAGHLPLVLPSRYGVRISGHAHLADRLAAQAPTAGPAPRRIRVPVTTIDDVCAEHAIARVHFIKADVEGFEPEVLHGAARVLERDMPALLLEIEDRHLGRYGRTADEVSGMLRERGYAMQTWRDGGWRAAERVVLGTRNYLFRAA, encoded by the coding sequence GTGGACGAGATCACCGTCGAGACGTCGCCGCGACGTGCCGAGCGTGCGCGCGGCCGCGGTCGGCTCGCCCTCGCCGCGGCATCGCTGCGCGCCGCAGCCAGGTTGCGGATGGTCGAGCCAGAGATCCGCGGTCTGCACCACCTCGTGCGCGCCGGCGACGTGTGCTTCGACGTGGGCGCCGCCTACGGGATGTACACGTTCCCGCTGGCGGAGCTCGTCGGGCCGCGCGGCGCCGTGCACAGCTTCGAGCCGCAGCCGCGGCCCCGCGCGGTGCTCGCGGCGATGCGTCGCGCGGTGGGCGCGGCGCACGTGCGCCTGTCCGACCACGGGATGGGCCGCCGCGCCGGCCACCTGCCGCTCGTGCTGCCGTCGCGCTACGGCGTGCGGATCAGCGGGCACGCGCACCTCGCGGATCGCCTCGCCGCGCAGGCGCCGACCGCCGGGCCCGCGCCGCGGCGCATCCGCGTGCCGGTGACGACGATCGACGACGTCTGCGCCGAGCACGCGATCGCGCGCGTGCACTTCATCAAGGCCGACGTCGAGGGCTTCGAGCCCGAGGTGCTCCACGGTGCCGCGCGCGTGCTCGAGCGCGACATGCCGGCGCTGCTGCTCGAGATCGAGGACCGCCACCTCGGCCGCTACGGACGCACGGCCGACGAGGTGAGCGGGATGCTGCGCGAACGCGGCTACGCGATGCAGACGTGGCGCGACGGCGGCTGGCGGGCCGCGGAGCGGGTCGTGCTCGGCACGCGGAACTACCTGTTCCGGGCGGCGTAG
- the era gene encoding GTPase Era, giving the protein MDDTADAGFDSGAQGQRDAAHRSGFVTFVGRPNAGKSTLMNAIVGEKIAITSSKPQTTRHAIRGVVHRDDAQLVIVDTPGMHKPRTLLGKRLNAVVQTTLGDVDVICLCVPANEPLGPGDRFIDQQLEGFPRAKKVAVVTKTDAASKQRVAEQLLAVTELREWDAVVPLSSLRGTQLDVLVDTLVGLLPQGPPLYEAETTTEEPLDIRIAELIREAALEGVRDELPHSIMVTIDDIVRREDRELTDVYANLWVERDSQKGIVIGKGGSRLRQVGADARAEIERIVGTQVHLDLRVKIAKEWQGDPKQLGRFGF; this is encoded by the coding sequence ATGGACGACACCGCAGACGCCGGGTTCGACTCCGGCGCGCAGGGCCAGCGCGACGCCGCGCACCGCAGCGGCTTCGTGACCTTCGTGGGTCGCCCGAACGCGGGCAAGTCGACGCTCATGAACGCCATCGTCGGCGAGAAGATCGCCATCACGTCGTCGAAGCCGCAGACGACGCGGCACGCGATCCGCGGCGTCGTGCACCGCGACGACGCGCAGCTCGTGATCGTCGACACCCCGGGCATGCACAAGCCGCGCACGCTGCTGGGCAAGCGCCTGAACGCCGTCGTCCAGACGACGCTCGGCGACGTCGACGTCATCTGCCTGTGCGTGCCGGCGAACGAGCCGCTCGGACCGGGCGACCGCTTCATCGACCAGCAGCTCGAGGGGTTCCCGAGGGCGAAGAAGGTCGCCGTCGTGACGAAGACCGACGCCGCGTCGAAACAGCGCGTCGCCGAGCAGCTGCTCGCCGTCACGGAGCTGCGCGAGTGGGATGCGGTCGTGCCGCTGTCATCGCTGCGGGGCACCCAGCTCGACGTGCTCGTCGACACGCTCGTCGGCCTGCTGCCGCAGGGACCGCCGCTCTACGAGGCCGAGACGACCACCGAGGAGCCGCTCGACATCCGCATCGCCGAGCTCATCCGCGAAGCGGCGCTCGAGGGCGTGCGGGACGAGCTGCCGCACTCGATCATGGTGACGATCGACGACATCGTGCGGCGCGAGGATCGCGAGCTCACCGACGTCTACGCCAACCTGTGGGTCGAGCGCGACAGCCAGAAGGGCATCGTGATCGGCAAGGGCGGCTCGCGGCTGCGGCAGGTGGGGGCGGATGCGCGCGCCGAGATCGAGCGCATCGTCGGCACGCAGGTGCACCTCGACCTGCGCGTGAAGATCGCGAAGGAGTGGCAGGGCGACCCGAAGCAGCTCGGCCGCTTCGGCTTCTAG